A DNA window from Aminipila luticellarii contains the following coding sequences:
- the glpK gene encoding glycerol kinase GlpK — MNKYIMALDQGTTSSRCILYNKKGEMVSLAQKEFKQIYPKAGWVEHDPMEIWSTQIGVAQEALYKIDATYENIEAIGITNQRETTVVWDKHTGLPIYNAIVWQCRRTAEYCDQLKKRGLSEQFKEKTGLLIDAYFSGTKIRWILENVKGAREKAEKGELLFGTIETWLIWKLSMGRIHVTDYSNASRTMLFNIHTLKWDEEILKELNIPKSMLPEPRPSSGVYGTTDPVIFGGPVKIAGAAGDQQAALFGQTCFQEGEVKNTYGTGCFLLMNTGEKPVQSQNGLLTTIAWGLDGKITYALEGSIFVAGAAVQWLRDELEILHSSPDSEEMALSVEDSNGVYVVPAFVGMGAPYWNPYARGTIFGLTRGANKNHLVRATLESLAYQTTDLLHAMEEDSGIKLAVLKVDGGASANNFLMQIQAGLLNTAVQRPKCIETTSLGAAYLAGLATGYWKDKEDVIENWQIDRTFQPDLSPEKRQRMLKGWEKAVKCALSWAEE; from the coding sequence ATGAACAAATATATAATGGCGCTTGATCAAGGAACCACCAGTTCAAGATGTATTTTATATAATAAGAAAGGTGAAATGGTAAGTCTGGCTCAAAAAGAATTTAAACAGATTTATCCAAAGGCCGGATGGGTGGAACACGATCCGATGGAAATCTGGTCCACCCAGATTGGAGTTGCACAGGAGGCATTATATAAGATCGATGCCACCTATGAAAATATTGAGGCGATTGGTATCACCAACCAAAGGGAAACTACGGTGGTGTGGGATAAACATACCGGACTGCCTATTTATAATGCCATCGTATGGCAGTGCAGGCGTACCGCCGAATATTGCGATCAGTTGAAAAAAAGAGGACTTTCAGAACAATTCAAAGAAAAGACAGGATTGCTGATAGACGCTTATTTTTCAGGAACAAAAATCCGCTGGATTTTGGAGAATGTAAAAGGAGCCAGAGAAAAAGCAGAAAAAGGTGAGCTGCTGTTTGGGACCATTGAAACGTGGCTAATCTGGAAGCTTTCTATGGGAAGAATTCATGTGACAGATTATTCCAACGCCTCCAGAACAATGCTTTTCAATATTCATACGCTAAAGTGGGATGAGGAAATTTTGAAGGAGCTGAATATTCCTAAAAGTATGCTGCCTGAGCCAAGGCCCTCCAGCGGCGTTTACGGTACGACAGACCCTGTGATTTTCGGAGGTCCCGTCAAAATAGCGGGAGCAGCGGGGGATCAGCAGGCGGCTCTGTTTGGGCAGACCTGCTTCCAAGAAGGAGAAGTGAAGAACACTTACGGAACGGGTTGTTTTTTGCTCATGAATACGGGAGAAAAGCCGGTTCAATCTCAAAATGGACTGCTTACGACTATTGCCTGGGGACTTGACGGAAAAATCACTTACGCACTGGAAGGTTCTATATTTGTGGCAGGAGCTGCTGTTCAATGGCTTAGAGATGAATTGGAGATTCTCCATTCCTCTCCGGATTCCGAGGAGATGGCTCTGTCTGTAGAAGACTCCAATGGAGTCTATGTAGTACCGGCTTTTGTGGGGATGGGGGCTCCATATTGGAATCCGTATGCCCGAGGTACGATTTTTGGTCTGACCCGCGGTGCCAATAAAAATCATCTGGTTCGGGCAACCTTGGAATCTTTGGCGTATCAAACGACTGATCTGCTCCATGCTATGGAGGAAGATTCGGGCATCAAGCTGGCTGTGCTAAAGGTGGATGGAGGTGCCAGTGCCAATAATTTTCTGATGCAGATTCAGGCGGGTTTATTGAATACTGCGGTTCAAAGACCCAAATGTATTGAAACCACTTCTTTAGGGGCGGCATATTTAGCCGGATTGGCTACAGGCTACTGGAAGGATAAAGAAGATGTTATTGAAAATTGGCAGATTGACAGAACATTTCAACCGGATTTATCTCCGGAGAAACGACAGCGGATGCTGAAAGGCTGGGAGAAGGCTGTAAAGTGTGCATTGTCTTGGGCCGAGGAGTAA
- a CDS encoding ABC transporter ATP-binding protein: MTDVLTMKNVTKRFGGLTAVGDVSFAIKEGEIFGLIGPNGAGKTTIFNLITAVYTLSEGEILFYGDPIAGADPYGKGFANGVKRRFSWKPLKPYEIAERGITRTFQNIRLFKKLSVFENVLTACHRSGSYGLFQSILPRRIPFTKIILPWAGSFCKQEDILNQKTSELLKLMGLWEVRDMVAANLPYGMQRKLEIARALALDPKLLLLDEPAAGMNPEETIQLMELIRQIRDDFNLTVLIIEHHMDLIMGLCDKIFVLNFGKALAEGTPDEIQDDKRVIEAYLGKEEDIHVEGKQS, encoded by the coding sequence ATGACAGACGTTTTGACTATGAAAAATGTAACAAAGCGGTTTGGAGGCCTGACGGCAGTAGGAGATGTCAGTTTTGCCATAAAGGAAGGTGAAATCTTTGGTCTGATCGGACCGAATGGAGCGGGAAAAACCACCATTTTTAATTTGATTACAGCGGTATATACCTTGAGTGAGGGAGAAATTTTATTTTACGGGGATCCGATCGCAGGAGCCGATCCCTATGGAAAAGGCTTTGCAAATGGGGTAAAAAGACGCTTTAGCTGGAAGCCCCTGAAACCTTATGAAATTGCAGAGAGAGGTATTACCAGAACCTTTCAAAACATTCGGCTTTTTAAGAAGCTCAGTGTTTTTGAAAATGTACTGACTGCCTGTCACCGTTCAGGAAGCTACGGTCTTTTTCAATCCATTCTTCCAAGGAGAATACCCTTTACGAAGATCATACTGCCTTGGGCAGGCTCCTTTTGCAAACAAGAGGACATATTGAATCAAAAGACGTCCGAGCTGCTTAAACTGATGGGACTTTGGGAAGTGCGGGATATGGTGGCGGCAAATCTGCCCTATGGCATGCAAAGAAAGCTGGAAATAGCCAGAGCGTTAGCTTTAGATCCCAAGCTTTTACTGCTGGATGAACCGGCGGCCGGTATGAACCCGGAAGAAACGATTCAGCTGATGGAGTTGATCAGGCAGATTCGCGATGATTTTAATCTGACCGTTCTTATTATAGAGCATCACATGGATTTGATCATGGGACTTTGTGATAAAATTTTTGTATTGAATTTTGGGAAAGCATTGGCGGAAGGTACTCCCGATGAGATACAGGACGATAAACGGGTAATCGAAGCTTATCTGGGGAAGGAGGAAGATATCCATGTTGAAGGTAAACAATCTTAA
- the lepA gene encoding translation elongation factor 4 encodes MDSYQKHIRNFSIIAHIDHGKSTLADRIIENTGLVAHRDMKEQFLDNMDLERERGITIKLQTTRLVYKAKNGEEYIFNLIDTPGHVDFTYEVSRSLAACEGAVLIVDATQGVEAQTLANVYLALDENLEIIPTLNKIDLASARPDEVKLEIEDIIGIDAENAPLVSAKEGIGIEDLLEAIVAQVPAPSGSIEGKLKALIFDSYYDNYKGVVIYTRVFDGRVKKGDMIRMMNTKKKYEVTEVGVCSPGPVACKELRAGEVGYICASIKQVADARVGDTITLDADPTEESLPGYKKVQSMVYCGIYPAEGEKYENVKDALEKLQVNDAAFNFEAETSQALGFGFRCGFLGLLHMEIIVERLEREFNLAVITTSPSVIYRVVLNNGEIQMIQNPSNLPKLTEISYIEEPIVKADIMIPKEYVGAIMELCQDRRGKMIHMEYITETRVQLHYEMPLNEVIYDFFDALKSKTRGYGSLDYEFIRYERSQVVKLDVLLNKDLVDAFSMIVHESKAYARGKFVCEKLKEIIPMHQFEVPIQAAIGQKIIARETVRAYRKDVIAKCYGGDISRKKKLLEKQKEGKKRMRQFGTVEVPQEAFTAVLKYDDNK; translated from the coding sequence ATGGACTCATACCAGAAACATATAAGAAATTTTAGCATTATTGCACATATAGATCACGGTAAATCCACTTTAGCCGACAGAATTATTGAGAATACTGGATTAGTGGCGCATAGAGACATGAAGGAACAGTTTTTGGACAACATGGATTTAGAGCGTGAAAGAGGAATTACGATTAAGCTACAGACCACCCGGCTTGTTTATAAGGCCAAGAATGGTGAGGAATATATCTTTAATTTAATCGATACTCCGGGTCATGTGGACTTTACTTATGAGGTTTCAAGGAGTTTGGCTGCCTGCGAAGGAGCCGTGCTGATCGTAGATGCAACCCAAGGAGTGGAAGCTCAGACGCTGGCAAATGTTTATTTGGCTCTGGATGAAAATCTGGAGATCATTCCTACTTTGAATAAGATTGATTTGGCCAGTGCAAGACCGGATGAAGTAAAATTGGAAATCGAGGACATCATCGGTATAGATGCAGAAAATGCACCGCTTGTCTCCGCAAAAGAGGGAATCGGGATTGAAGACTTGCTTGAAGCTATTGTGGCTCAGGTTCCCGCTCCTTCCGGCAGCATAGAAGGAAAGCTCAAGGCGTTGATTTTTGACTCGTATTATGACAACTACAAGGGCGTTGTTATTTACACCCGGGTATTTGACGGCAGAGTGAAAAAAGGCGATATGATCCGCATGATGAATACAAAGAAAAAGTATGAGGTCACGGAGGTCGGCGTATGCTCTCCGGGGCCGGTGGCCTGCAAGGAGCTCAGAGCCGGCGAGGTAGGATATATTTGTGCCAGCATTAAACAGGTGGCTGATGCCAGGGTGGGAGACACCATTACCCTTGATGCGGATCCTACGGAGGAATCGCTGCCCGGATATAAAAAGGTTCAGTCCATGGTCTACTGCGGCATATACCCGGCGGAGGGTGAAAAATATGAAAATGTCAAGGATGCACTGGAGAAACTTCAGGTAAACGATGCCGCATTCAATTTTGAAGCAGAAACTTCGCAGGCTTTGGGATTCGGTTTTCGATGCGGATTTCTGGGACTTCTCCATATGGAGATTATTGTGGAAAGGCTGGAAAGAGAATTTAATCTGGCCGTTATCACTACGTCACCAAGCGTAATTTACAGGGTGGTCTTAAATAATGGTGAGATTCAGATGATTCAGAATCCGTCCAATCTGCCAAAGCTTACGGAGATATCTTATATCGAAGAACCTATTGTCAAGGCAGATATTATGATTCCGAAAGAGTATGTGGGCGCTATCATGGAGCTCTGTCAGGACAGGCGGGGAAAAATGATCCACATGGAATACATTACAGAGACCCGAGTGCAGCTTCACTATGAAATGCCGCTCAATGAAGTCATTTATGATTTTTTTGACGCCTTAAAATCCAAGACCAGAGGATACGGCTCTTTGGATTACGAATTTATCCGGTATGAACGCTCTCAGGTGGTCAAGCTGGACGTGCTGTTAAACAAAGATCTGGTAGATGCTTTTTCTATGATTGTACACGAATCCAAAGCTTATGCAAGAGGAAAGTTTGTTTGTGAAAAGCTGAAAGAAATTATTCCTATGCATCAGTTTGAAGTTCCTATTCAAGCGGCTATCGGGCAGAAGATCATTGCCAGAGAGACGGTGCGGGCTTATCGTAAGGACGTCATTGCAAAGTGCTACGGCGGAGATATTTCCCGTAAGAAAAAGCTGCTTGAAAAGCAGAAAGAGGGAAAGAAGAGGATGAGACAGTTCGGCACGGTGGAAGTCCCACAGGAAGCGTTTACAGCAGTGCTCAAATATGATGACAATAAATAA
- a CDS encoding acyltransferase family protein: MENNISKEAPKVLTPKQRSFIFDNLRGLAIWCIPISHFTRVGGEFVHGSLGGIVYITINVFVMQLFMFLSGFFSKKVDRARETAFKTFMLPYLLFTLVFYIFRYFYFGHANLDFLKPPFALWFLFAVFFYRFYLKDLVKIKHLLAISIGIYLITGLLPVDTDYFALGRTISYFPFFLMGYYCTSERLKKVQCLKKWQCIPLLAVLLGISYGLAYYVKVPVAFYLLKTTAADIGIAWYTDIIMRAVVLLLAVLWTILLLNLMPNKKNYLAYVGMNTMPIYMFHLFVRYIVKENGFPFINWTAYYLWIFGAASLCVIIFSSPPIAKAYDAVLDKLYDGWLILKKKMVYEEAE; encoded by the coding sequence ATGGAAAATAATATATCAAAGGAAGCTCCCAAAGTATTAACACCCAAGCAGAGAAGCTTTATATTTGATAATCTCAGGGGTTTGGCCATTTGGTGCATACCGATTTCGCATTTTACCAGAGTAGGCGGTGAGTTTGTACACGGTTCTCTGGGCGGCATTGTTTATATAACGATTAATGTATTTGTTATGCAGCTGTTTATGTTTTTATCCGGCTTTTTTTCAAAAAAGGTGGATCGGGCGAGGGAAACAGCTTTTAAGACGTTTATGCTGCCCTATTTGTTATTTACGTTAGTTTTTTACATATTTCGATATTTTTATTTTGGTCATGCCAATTTAGACTTCTTAAAGCCTCCTTTTGCTTTATGGTTTTTATTTGCCGTATTTTTTTATCGATTTTATTTAAAAGATCTGGTAAAGATCAAGCATTTGCTTGCCATAAGCATTGGAATCTATTTAATTACAGGGCTTTTGCCTGTAGATACGGATTATTTTGCACTAGGCAGGACCATTTCCTATTTTCCATTTTTTCTAATGGGATATTACTGTACAAGCGAGCGGTTAAAAAAAGTACAATGCCTGAAAAAATGGCAGTGCATTCCACTGCTGGCAGTGCTGCTTGGCATATCTTATGGACTTGCTTACTATGTTAAAGTGCCGGTTGCTTTTTATTTATTAAAAACTACAGCGGCGGATATTGGTATTGCCTGGTACACAGATATAATCATGCGGGCGGTCGTACTCCTGCTTGCAGTTCTATGGACTATTTTGCTATTAAATTTGATGCCGAACAAAAAGAATTATCTAGCGTATGTTGGGATGAATACTATGCCTATATATATGTTCCATTTGTTTGTAAGATATATTGTAAAAGAAAATGGATTCCCGTTCATAAACTGGACAGCCTATTATTTGTGGATATTTGGTGCAGCTTCTTTATGCGTTATCATCTTCTCCAGTCCGCCTATTGCTAAGGCTTATGATGCGGTATTGGATAAGCTGTATGACGGATGGCTTATCCTTAAGAAAAAAATGGTGTATGAAGAGGCCGAATAA
- the hemW gene encoding radical SAM family heme chaperone HemW: MKNLGIYIHIPFCIKKCLYCDFLSFENTAGGLHREYVNAVMRELDFYSNIYDNKFIVDSIFFGGGTPSLIDARLMKEILLWIKQKYQVDKKAEITIECNPKTIDAEKLRIYKEAGINRISIGVQTLNDMELISLGRVHRSEDAKETYALARQAGFDNINMDLMFAIPSHTCAVWQETLKQAVCLNPEHISFYSLQLEEKTKYFEMFEKGELELVSDDVDREMYHFASKFLKKSGYHHYEISNCAKPGFECRHNLKYWSMADYLGIGLGAHSYVNGERFSNVRDLAKYIGILGSGDVTIPAKEEKARPKWVEWRHINAEWDDIVDFIITGMRREEGIGLREFERRFGKKLFEVYPEQEGLIREYVEKGMLLLDENRMRFTIKGVDVSNTILAEFV; encoded by the coding sequence ATGAAAAATCTGGGAATATATATACACATACCCTTTTGTATAAAAAAATGTTTATACTGTGATTTTCTATCTTTTGAAAATACAGCAGGTGGTCTGCACAGAGAATATGTGAATGCTGTCATGAGAGAACTGGACTTTTACAGCAATATTTACGATAACAAATTTATAGTAGATTCGATATTCTTTGGCGGAGGAACACCTTCCTTAATAGATGCCCGTTTGATGAAAGAAATACTTTTATGGATAAAACAAAAGTATCAGGTGGACAAAAAAGCCGAAATAACCATCGAATGCAATCCAAAGACTATTGATGCAGAAAAGCTGAGAATTTACAAGGAGGCCGGAATCAACCGGATCAGTATTGGTGTACAAACTTTAAATGATATGGAACTTATCTCTCTGGGGAGGGTGCATCGGTCGGAAGATGCCAAAGAAACATATGCCTTAGCAAGACAAGCCGGGTTTGACAATATAAATATGGACTTAATGTTTGCCATACCAAGCCATACTTGTGCCGTATGGCAGGAGACTTTAAAACAGGCGGTCTGTTTAAATCCGGAACATATTTCATTTTACAGCCTGCAGCTCGAAGAAAAAACCAAGTATTTTGAGATGTTTGAAAAGGGTGAGCTGGAACTGGTATCAGATGATGTAGACAGAGAAATGTATCACTTCGCATCAAAATTCTTAAAAAAGTCTGGATATCACCATTATGAAATTTCAAATTGTGCAAAACCCGGCTTTGAATGCAGGCATAATCTGAAATATTGGTCGATGGCCGACTATCTGGGGATTGGTCTTGGAGCTCACTCTTATGTGAACGGAGAGCGGTTCAGCAATGTCCGTGATTTAGCCAAGTATATCGGAATACTTGGATCGGGAGACGTGACTATACCGGCGAAGGAGGAAAAGGCTAGGCCAAAATGGGTTGAATGGCGGCATATCAACGCGGAATGGGACGATATAGTAGACTTTATCATAACGGGAATGAGAAGAGAGGAAGGGATAGGCTTAAGGGAATTTGAGAGAAGGTTTGGAAAGAAACTGTTTGAAGTCTATCCGGAGCAGGAAGGGTTGATAAGGGAATATGTTGAAAAAGGAATGCTCCTTTTGGATGAGAACCGAATGCGTTTTACCATAAAAGGAGTGGATGTGTCCAATACCATACTGGCAGAGTTTGTGTGA
- a CDS encoding ABC transporter substrate-binding protein: protein MKRKWTLFVSILMVLLLAATGCGSTNGASGDATKDPIKIGWIGSLTGDQAPWGKCESQTVQMLIDETNANGGVLGRQLELVALDTKGDANEAVNAVKRLVSQDKVCAILGPNASAQALAITGVLESAGVSDIATVATNPKITVKDDGSVNKYNFRVCFTDPYQGSVAAGYAADVLKYKNAAILYDVASDYSQGFMQYFIETFEAKGGTIVAKEAFKAGDTDFRPQLTKIKKANPDVILMPYYYKEVALSANQARDLGITATLMGGDGWPSDTLFEMAGKSLEGSYVVNHFDYNDPEVKPLTEAYIAKYGTTPEINCYMVHDAYKVLLAAIEKAGSADPQAITDALTQVQVKGVTGTIKLGEKTHNPEGKEAAIQKIQLNPETGEYEYAFMQKYGAN from the coding sequence ATGAAGAGAAAATGGACTCTATTTGTGAGCATCCTCATGGTGCTCCTGCTTGCGGCTACCGGTTGCGGAAGCACCAACGGAGCCAGCGGTGACGCAACAAAGGATCCCATTAAGATTGGTTGGATTGGTTCCCTGACAGGAGATCAGGCCCCTTGGGGAAAGTGTGAAAGCCAGACGGTTCAGATGCTGATCGATGAAACCAATGCAAACGGCGGAGTATTAGGCCGTCAGCTGGAATTAGTCGCTCTCGATACGAAGGGGGATGCCAATGAAGCAGTGAATGCAGTAAAACGATTGGTATCTCAGGATAAGGTCTGTGCTATCTTAGGACCAAATGCTTCCGCACAGGCACTGGCAATTACCGGTGTACTGGAGTCTGCGGGAGTATCCGATATTGCAACAGTTGCTACAAATCCTAAGATTACCGTGAAGGATGACGGATCTGTAAATAAATACAATTTCCGTGTATGCTTTACCGATCCCTATCAAGGTTCTGTGGCTGCCGGATACGCAGCAGATGTTTTAAAATATAAGAATGCAGCTATTCTGTATGACGTAGCGAGCGATTACTCTCAGGGCTTTATGCAGTATTTCATTGAAACGTTCGAGGCAAAGGGCGGAACGATCGTTGCGAAAGAAGCCTTTAAGGCAGGCGATACAGATTTCAGACCGCAGTTAACGAAGATAAAAAAAGCAAATCCGGATGTTATTCTGATGCCTTATTATTATAAAGAAGTAGCATTAAGTGCAAATCAGGCAAGAGATCTGGGTATAACCGCCACCTTGATGGGCGGAGACGGATGGCCGTCAGATACATTATTTGAGATGGCAGGAAAATCGTTGGAGGGAAGCTATGTTGTAAACCATTTTGACTATAATGACCCGGAAGTAAAACCTCTTACAGAAGCCTACATAGCCAAATACGGCACGACTCCGGAAATAAATTGCTACATGGTACACGACGCATATAAGGTATTATTAGCAGCTATAGAAAAGGCAGGAAGTGCAGACCCTCAGGCTATAACCGATGCACTTACTCAGGTACAGGTCAAGGGTGTTACGGGAACTATAAAGCTTGGCGAAAAAACCCATAACCCAGAAGGAAAAGAAGCTGCTATTCAGAAGATCCAGCTGAACCCTGAGACAGGTGAGTATGAGTATGCATTTATGCAGAAGTATGGTGCAAATTAG
- a CDS encoding branched-chain amino acid ABC transporter permease → MSVFLQQLINGLSIGSIYALMAVGYSLVYSILNFSNFAHGGVIMLGAYIGLYALHLLPMSFLGALIIAALGAGLIAVVLEKVAYSPLRKRNAPSLYFIISAMGASIFLENLVIATIGPTFKTYPEIFNPVPFTFGSISVSRIDVLMFVIAAISLAILVFIIEKTKVGLAIRACSYSSRGSNLMGVNVNRIIFVIFLLGGMLAGVAGMLFGMKYTVYPQIGVITNKSFIAAVFGGLGSLPGAVVGSLLLGLIETLSSAYIASQYRDLIAFTLLIVVLVIRPSGIMGKITEDKA, encoded by the coding sequence TTGAGTGTATTTTTACAACAGTTGATAAACGGTCTGTCTATCGGAAGCATTTATGCACTGATGGCAGTAGGATATTCATTAGTATATAGTATTTTAAATTTTTCCAATTTTGCTCACGGCGGAGTTATTATGTTAGGAGCATATATTGGGTTATATGCATTGCACTTATTACCTATGTCTTTTTTAGGAGCACTGATCATAGCCGCCTTAGGAGCAGGGCTGATAGCTGTAGTTCTGGAAAAGGTGGCTTACAGCCCCCTGCGAAAAAGAAATGCACCATCCCTGTATTTTATCATTTCAGCTATGGGAGCCTCTATATTCTTGGAAAATTTAGTGATAGCTACTATAGGACCAACCTTTAAGACCTATCCCGAAATTTTCAATCCTGTGCCGTTTACCTTTGGCAGTATTTCGGTCAGTCGAATTGATGTTTTGATGTTTGTCATCGCAGCAATCAGCCTGGCCATTTTAGTATTTATTATTGAAAAAACAAAGGTGGGTCTGGCCATCCGAGCTTGTTCTTATAGTTCAAGAGGAAGTAATTTAATGGGGGTAAATGTAAACCGAATCATCTTTGTCATTTTCTTGCTGGGAGGTATGCTGGCCGGTGTAGCAGGGATGTTGTTCGGGATGAAGTATACGGTATATCCGCAAATAGGTGTCATTACCAACAAGTCCTTTATCGCTGCGGTATTCGGCGGATTGGGAAGTCTGCCCGGAGCTGTAGTGGGAAGCTTGCTTTTGGGGTTGATTGAAACCTTGAGCTCTGCCTACATCGCATCTCAATATAGGGATTTAATTGCATTTACATTACTTATTGTTGTATTGGTAATCCGACCTAGCGGTATCATGGGAAAGATTACTGAAGATAAGGCGTAA
- a CDS encoding branched-chain amino acid ABC transporter permease: MFSWFYIEGILILVGINLMVVLGLSLLTGFTGLFSFGHAGFMAIGAYVSAICTMNFGIPFYAAILIGGIAAMLASLFIGYFTLNLKGDYFCIATLGFGEAVRLIFDNLQYVGGARGLPGIPLDTTLTNVIVINIIGISAMAFFIKSRHGRNMIAVREEELASQAIGINVFSYKMTSLAISALYAGIGGALWAHYLGFIQPLMFQLTKSTEMTIMVIFGGLGSITGSVVGAFILTFLPELLREFAQWRLVVYGAAVIIIMITRPQGMLGGIEFSLKGIARFFGRLGHKKEEGTVNAAEKGGAEG; encoded by the coding sequence ATGTTCAGTTGGTTTTACATCGAAGGTATCCTGATTCTGGTAGGTATCAATTTGATGGTCGTTTTGGGCTTGTCTCTGCTTACAGGCTTCACCGGCTTGTTTTCGTTTGGACATGCGGGATTTATGGCTATAGGGGCATATGTTTCAGCTATTTGCACGATGAATTTTGGTATTCCCTTTTACGCCGCCATACTGATCGGCGGCATTGCGGCAATGCTCGCTTCTCTTTTTATCGGGTATTTTACGCTGAACTTAAAGGGGGATTATTTTTGTATTGCAACGCTCGGGTTTGGGGAAGCTGTACGTTTAATATTTGATAACCTGCAATATGTAGGCGGCGCCAGAGGTTTGCCGGGAATTCCTTTAGACACTACTTTGACCAATGTAATTGTAATTAATATTATAGGCATATCCGCTATGGCCTTTTTCATTAAATCAAGACACGGAAGAAATATGATTGCTGTAAGAGAAGAGGAATTGGCTTCTCAGGCGATCGGAATCAATGTGTTCAGCTATAAGATGACTTCTCTGGCTATTTCTGCACTTTATGCAGGAATCGGAGGGGCACTATGGGCACATTATCTGGGCTTTATACAGCCTCTTATGTTCCAGCTGACTAAATCCACAGAGATGACCATTATGGTCATTTTCGGGGGCTTAGGAAGCATCACCGGAAGTGTAGTAGGCGCATTTATTCTGACATTCCTGCCGGAACTTCTCAGAGAGTTCGCTCAATGGAGACTGGTCGTATATGGAGCTGCGGTTATCATCATTATGATCACCAGACCGCAGGGGATGCTTGGCGGTATAGAATTCAGCCTCAAGGGCATTGCTCGCTTCTTTGGCAGACTTGGTCATAAAAAGGAAGAAGGGACGGTCAATGCAGCAGAAAAGGGAGGTGCAGAGGGATGA
- a CDS encoding helix-turn-helix domain-containing protein has product MAIEVHLDEILKKKNMTSKELCGLVSITEANLSVLRSGKAKGVRFNTINKICFYLQCDVGDLLKFDGELGEEENEQGI; this is encoded by the coding sequence ATGGCGATAGAGGTTCATTTAGATGAGATACTGAAAAAAAAGAATATGACCTCCAAGGAACTTTGCGGATTAGTATCCATAACGGAAGCAAATCTTTCTGTGTTAAGAAGTGGCAAAGCGAAAGGGGTACGGTTCAATACGATCAACAAAATCTGCTTTTATTTGCAGTGTGATGTGGGAGATTTATTAAAATTTGATGGAGAATTGGGGGAAGAAGAAAATGAGCAGGGCATATAG
- a CDS encoding pentapeptide repeat-containing protein: MKKLEIENNIGDFVVIDNIRDFMVLMDDLKNEGGDIEERYITALTEENTDLSAVSGSELIFENCVFTRAVFQKSYFKNCLFKNCDFSNCDFNSSTFHHCRFQNVKGVGTDFSESVFKNTEIKECLFRYAVFTSSLLDDCDIEESDMTEAYLDDCKIKKLVLADVNLIRANFYKTALKGLDLRTCQIDGLLLSAEAKELKGAVVELLQAAELAKILGIIIK; this comes from the coding sequence ATGAAAAAATTGGAGATAGAGAACAACATCGGAGATTTCGTAGTCATAGATAATATAAGGGATTTTATGGTCTTAATGGACGATTTAAAAAATGAAGGCGGAGATATAGAAGAAAGGTATATCACAGCCTTAACGGAAGAAAATACGGATTTGTCTGCTGTGTCCGGATCAGAGCTTATTTTTGAAAACTGCGTATTCACCAGAGCGGTATTTCAAAAATCATACTTTAAAAATTGTCTTTTTAAAAACTGCGATTTCTCAAATTGTGATTTTAACAGCAGTACTTTCCATCATTGCAGGTTCCAAAATGTAAAAGGCGTAGGAACTGATTTTTCAGAAAGTGTATTTAAAAATACAGAAATAAAGGAATGCCTGTTCCGTTATGCGGTATTCACTTCCTCTCTTTTGGATGACTGTGATATAGAAGAAAGCGATATGACGGAGGCTTACCTGGACGATTGCAAAATAAAAAAGCTGGTTTTAGCTGATGTTAATTTAATAAGAGCAAACTTTTATAAAACAGCATTAAAGGGGTTAGACTTAAGGACTTGCCAAATAGACGGGCTCCTCTTGTCTGCGGAAGCAAAAGAGCTAAAGGGAGCCGTAGTGGAATTGCTTCAAGCAGCAGAGTTAGCGAAAATACTAGGCATTATTATAAAATAA